In a single window of the Flavobacterium ammoniigenes genome:
- a CDS encoding YkgJ family cysteine cluster protein, whose translation MLKPNLAELGKLAKDKHIENKKYFDKLKKKVPKNLDYAMQELHDAEFKKTDCLSCANCCKTTGPLFTSADIERIAKHLRQKPQQFIEQYLRIDEDNDYVLQSVPCTFLDQDNTCFIYEVRPKACREFPHTDRKKFQQISDLTLKNIPICPAVYNIVEEMKKKLPL comes from the coding sequence ATGTTAAAACCAAATTTAGCTGAACTCGGAAAACTGGCCAAAGATAAGCATATCGAAAATAAAAAATATTTCGATAAGCTGAAAAAGAAGGTACCCAAGAATTTAGATTATGCGATGCAAGAATTGCATGATGCCGAATTTAAAAAAACCGATTGTTTGTCTTGCGCCAATTGTTGTAAAACTACCGGTCCTTTGTTTACTTCGGCTGATATTGAGCGAATAGCAAAACATTTACGACAAAAACCACAACAGTTTATTGAGCAGTATCTTCGTATTGACGAGGATAATGATTATGTATTACAATCAGTGCCTTGTACGTTTTTGGATCAGGACAATACTTGTTTTATTTATGAGGTGCGACCAAAAGCCTGTCGCGAATTTCCTCATACCGACCGAAAAAAGTTCCAGCAAATTTCTGATTTGACTTTAAAAAATATTCCTATTTGTCCTGCAGTCTACAATATTGTAGAAGAAATGAAAAAGAAACTGCCGCTTTAG
- a CDS encoding exo-beta-N-acetylmuramidase NamZ domain-containing protein, translating to MFNTFKKSIPFLGVLFLMTSCSINKTIPSKNSYQKSTLSENQNSIRPNQSISFKTGADNSENYLPLLKDKKVGVVSNQTGILSNKIHLVDFLVSNAIQVQKIFAPEHGFRGTADAGELIIDGKDTKTGLPIISLYGANKKPTPEQLEGIDILIFDIQDVGARFYTYISSLHYIMEACAENNIPLVVLDRPNPNGFIIDGPILEKEFSSFVGMHPVPVLYGMTIGEYAQMINGEKWLKEEVQCNLQVIPCVDYDRNASYHFPERPSPNLPNDQAINLYASLCFFEGTNVSVGRGTDKQFQIYGSPNLPQSGFSFIPEPNFGAKEPIYKGVSCFGEDLSTIEPVSQIELKWLIRAYNTTEDKTAFFNPFFTKLAGTQTLRLQIEEGISERKIKKSWKPGLDQFKEIRKKYLLY from the coding sequence ATGTTCAACACTTTTAAAAAATCAATTCCTTTTTTAGGCGTACTTTTTTTGATGACTTCCTGTTCCATAAATAAAACTATTCCAAGCAAAAATTCGTATCAAAAATCAACTCTTTCTGAAAATCAAAACTCCATTCGACCGAATCAATCGATCAGTTTTAAAACAGGTGCTGATAACTCCGAAAACTATCTTCCACTTTTGAAAGATAAAAAAGTAGGAGTCGTAAGCAATCAAACTGGGATTTTATCCAACAAAATACATTTAGTAGACTTTTTAGTTTCCAATGCGATCCAAGTTCAAAAAATATTTGCACCCGAACACGGATTTCGTGGGACGGCAGATGCTGGCGAACTGATTATTGATGGAAAAGATACCAAAACTGGTCTTCCCATAATCTCTTTGTATGGTGCTAATAAAAAACCAACCCCAGAACAATTAGAAGGAATTGACATTTTGATTTTTGATATTCAAGATGTAGGCGCTCGTTTTTACACCTATATTTCTAGTTTACATTACATCATGGAAGCCTGTGCCGAAAACAATATTCCCTTAGTGGTTTTGGACCGCCCTAATCCCAATGGCTTTATCATTGACGGACCTATTTTAGAAAAAGAATTCAGCAGTTTTGTGGGAATGCATCCTGTACCGGTGCTTTACGGAATGACCATTGGCGAATATGCTCAAATGATTAATGGCGAAAAATGGCTTAAAGAGGAAGTACAATGTAATTTACAAGTAATTCCTTGTGTTGATTATGATCGAAATGCCTCGTATCATTTTCCAGAAAGACCTTCACCCAATCTTCCTAATGACCAAGCCATTAATTTGTATGCGAGTTTGTGCTTTTTTGAAGGTACCAATGTTAGTGTTGGAAGAGGTACCGACAAACAATTTCAAATTTACGGTTCGCCCAATTTACCGCAATCTGGATTTAGTTTTATTCCTGAGCCAAATTTTGGTGCCAAAGAACCCATATATAAAGGTGTTAGTTGTTTTGGGGAGGATTTATCAACGATAGAACCGGTAAGCCAAATTGAATTAAAATGGCTCATCCGAGCATATAACACAACGGAAGATAAAACCGCATTCTTCAATCCTTTTTTTACCAAATTGGCGGGAACGCAAACCTTGCGACTACAAATTGAAGAAGGGATTTCTGAACGAAAAATCAAAAAAAGTTGGAAACCCGGCCTAGACCAGTTTAAAGAAATTCGAAAAAAATATTTGCTTTACTAA
- a CDS encoding ABC transporter permease: protein MNLDYFIAKRLITAKDYKSSISAPIIKIAIAAIAIGMVMMIVSVATGIGLQQKIREKVSAFNGHIIISNYDNNQSEATLTPITKNQEFYPKFNSVAGISHVQAIATKAGIIRTEKAFEGIVFKGVGKDYQWSNIKEYLVAGRLPYLSSQLKSEVVISQFLADRLQLKVGDAFNTFFIKENQNQLPNIRRFKISGIFNSGFQEFDATYILGDIRHIQRINKWSPNQIGAFEIFVDDFDQIQSVGEEVYQQTPSNLDSKTIIEKYSYIFDWLQLFDFNIVVILGVMILVATINMVVALLVLILERTQMIGILKALGANNWSVRKIFLYNALYLIFRGLLWGNGIGIGVLLIQKYFGVIQLNPENYYVNQAPVYFNWGYILALNLLTVTVCFVVLLIPSYLITKISPVKAIRYD, encoded by the coding sequence TTGAATTTAGATTATTTCATCGCCAAAAGATTGATTACTGCTAAAGATTATAAAAGTAGTATATCTGCACCAATAATAAAAATTGCCATAGCTGCAATTGCTATTGGTATGGTAATGATGATTGTTTCTGTAGCCACTGGTATTGGTTTACAACAAAAAATCCGAGAGAAAGTATCCGCTTTCAACGGACATATTATTATTTCTAATTATGATAATAATCAATCGGAGGCTACATTAACTCCAATTACCAAGAACCAAGAGTTTTACCCTAAGTTCAATTCGGTTGCAGGCATTAGTCATGTTCAAGCTATAGCTACCAAAGCTGGAATTATCCGTACCGAAAAGGCTTTTGAAGGAATTGTTTTTAAAGGAGTAGGAAAAGACTATCAATGGAGTAATATTAAAGAGTATTTGGTTGCAGGCCGTTTGCCTTATTTGTCAAGCCAACTTAAATCGGAGGTAGTGATCTCACAATTTTTAGCCGATAGGTTGCAATTAAAAGTAGGCGATGCGTTCAATACTTTTTTCATCAAAGAAAATCAAAATCAATTGCCCAATATTCGCCGATTTAAAATATCAGGTATTTTTAATTCAGGCTTTCAAGAATTTGATGCTACTTATATATTGGGAGATATTCGCCATATTCAACGCATTAATAAATGGTCACCCAATCAAATCGGTGCGTTTGAGATTTTCGTAGACGATTTTGATCAGATTCAATCCGTTGGAGAAGAAGTGTACCAACAAACTCCGTCCAATCTAGATTCCAAAACCATAATCGAAAAATACAGTTACATCTTTGACTGGTTGCAATTGTTTGATTTCAACATTGTCGTTATTCTTGGCGTGATGATTTTGGTTGCTACCATTAATATGGTGGTGGCTTTATTGGTTCTAATATTAGAACGAACCCAAATGATCGGAATTCTAAAAGCACTAGGAGCTAACAATTGGTCTGTCCGAAAAATATTTCTTTACAACGCCCTGTATTTAATTTTTCGTGGACTCTTATGGGGCAATGGTATTGGGATAGGCGTGTTACTCATCCAAAAATACTTTGGTGTCATCCAACTCAATCCCGAAAATTATTATGTCAATCAAGCACCAGTCTATTTTAATTGGGGCTATATCTTGGCGCTTAACCTATTAACAGTAACCGTTTGTTTTGTTGTATTATTGATTCCTTCTTACCTTATTACTAAAATCTCCCCAGTCAAAGCCATTCGTTACGACTAA